One segment of Luteolibacter arcticus DNA contains the following:
- a CDS encoding aldehyde dehydrogenase family protein, which produces MALKITKTPKCYVGGAFIRSESGGVYEMCSSKGEFFANIPRCTRKDLRNAVEAAAKAGAGWAKRTPYNRAQILYRLAETLEARAAEMAEVTSDKEVRATIDRIVHFAGWADKYEQVLGSVNPVASPHFNFTVTEPMGVIGILAPEEAPLLALMTLILPAITSGNSVVALASHGSPYPAILLGEMLATSDLPGGVVNLLTGERKDMLPTFATHEHLRAVAAVASKEDAIALQQGAAESVKRVKLHDPKTDWYSAAHDSPYAIRDFVEAKTVWHPVGA; this is translated from the coding sequence ATGGCTTTGAAAATCACCAAGACCCCAAAATGCTACGTCGGCGGCGCGTTCATTCGCTCCGAGTCGGGGGGCGTTTACGAGATGTGTAGCAGCAAGGGGGAGTTCTTCGCGAACATCCCGCGCTGCACGAGGAAGGACCTGCGCAATGCGGTCGAGGCCGCGGCGAAAGCTGGTGCTGGCTGGGCGAAGCGCACGCCTTACAATCGCGCCCAGATCCTCTATCGTCTCGCGGAGACGCTGGAGGCCCGCGCCGCCGAGATGGCAGAGGTCACCAGTGACAAGGAAGTCCGCGCGACCATTGACCGCATTGTCCACTTCGCGGGCTGGGCAGACAAGTATGAGCAGGTGCTCGGCAGCGTGAACCCGGTGGCCAGCCCGCATTTCAATTTCACCGTCACCGAGCCGATGGGTGTGATCGGTATCCTCGCGCCGGAGGAGGCCCCGCTGCTCGCGCTGATGACCTTGATCTTGCCAGCCATCACCAGCGGTAACAGCGTCGTCGCTCTTGCTTCGCATGGCTCGCCCTATCCCGCCATCCTGCTTGGCGAGATGCTCGCCACGAGCGACCTGCCGGGCGGAGTGGTCAACTTGCTGACCGGGGAACGCAAGGACATGCTGCCCACCTTCGCCACCCACGAGCATTTAAGGGCGGTCGCGGCGGTTGCCTCGAAGGAGGACGCCATCGCGTTGCAGCAAGGGGCAGCCGAGAGCGTCAAGCGCGTGAAGCTCCACGATCCGAAAACCGATTGGTATTCCGCCGCGCACGACAGCCCCTATGCCATCCGCGATTTCGTGGAAGCGAAGACCGTTTGGCACCCGGTTGGAGCATGA